The following are encoded together in the Serratia sp. UGAL515B_01 genome:
- a CDS encoding MGMT family protein — translation MASENATFRQRVFHVIAAIPYGKVTTYGEVARLAGSSRAARQVGGILKKLPSDTSLPWHRVINRYGEISLRDDDHTRQKQALLAEGIEFSAQGNINMAVYGWCWK, via the coding sequence ATGGCATCAGAAAACGCCACCTTTCGCCAACGAGTATTTCACGTGATTGCCGCCATCCCTTATGGCAAGGTAACAACCTACGGTGAAGTAGCGAGATTGGCGGGTTCATCACGAGCAGCAAGACAGGTCGGAGGGATACTAAAAAAACTGCCATCGGACACTTCTCTGCCTTGGCATCGGGTTATTAACCGTTATGGAGAAATTTCGCTGCGTGACGATGATCATACCCGGCAAAAACAGGCATTACTGGCCGAAGGAATTGAGTTCTCTGCACAAGGAAACATCAATATGGCGGTTTATGGTTGGTGTTGGAAATAA
- the tesB gene encoding acyl-CoA thioesterase II, producing MSQALKNLLNLLDLEKIEEGLFRGQSEDLGLRQVFGGQVVGQALYAAKQTVPAERSVHSFHSYFLRPGDSSKPIIYDVETLRDGNSFSARRVSAIQNGKPIFFMTASYQSPEQGFEHQNTMPDVAPPEGLMSESEIAQKLSYMLPEKVRDKFIGEKPIEMRPIKFHNPLKGSVEEPHRYVWFRANGTMPDDLRIHQYLLGYASDFNFLPTALQPHGVGFLEPGMQVATIDHSMWFHRPFRMDDWLLYAVESTSASGARGFVRGQFYTRDGVLIATTAQEGVIRQRDA from the coding sequence ATGAGCCAAGCACTAAAAAACCTCCTCAACCTCCTGGATTTGGAAAAAATTGAAGAGGGTTTATTTCGCGGTCAGAGCGAAGATTTGGGTTTGCGCCAGGTATTTGGTGGCCAGGTCGTTGGCCAGGCACTGTACGCAGCTAAACAAACCGTTCCCGCGGAACGCAGTGTACATTCATTCCATAGCTATTTTCTGCGCCCTGGGGATAGTAGCAAACCCATCATTTATGACGTGGAAACCCTTCGTGATGGCAACAGTTTCAGTGCTCGTCGCGTCAGCGCCATTCAAAACGGTAAACCGATTTTTTTCATGACAGCCTCTTACCAGAGCCCTGAGCAAGGTTTTGAACACCAGAACACTATGCCTGATGTTGCCCCCCCGGAAGGTTTGATGTCAGAGTCAGAAATCGCACAAAAACTTTCATACATGTTGCCAGAAAAAGTACGCGACAAGTTTATTGGTGAAAAACCAATCGAGATGCGCCCGATAAAATTCCACAATCCACTTAAAGGAAGTGTAGAAGAACCCCATCGCTACGTTTGGTTCCGTGCAAATGGCACTATGCCAGATGACCTACGTATCCATCAATATCTGCTCGGCTATGCCTCTGATTTCAATTTTTTACCTACAGCACTACAGCCACATGGCGTTGGGTTCCTTGAACCAGGCATGCAAGTCGCAACTATCGACCACTCCATGTGGTTCCATCGCCCATTCCGCATGGATGATTGGTTACTGTATGCGGTGGAAAGTACCTCAGCTTCTGGGGCTCGCGGTTTTGTTCGCGGGCAGTTCTATACCCGTGATGGAGTGTTGATAGCCACTACCGCACAAGAAGGCGTTATCCGCCAAAGAGATGCATAA